Part of the Brevibacillus brevis genome is shown below.
GAAGGCAAAGGTGAAGGAGGAGTACGGACTGGAAGTGCAGCGTGTCCAGATTCAGGTGAACAACCAGAATCCTCAGCAGCCGGCAATCGCCAAAATCGAGCTTCAGGTAGGAGAAGCCGTACCGGACAGGCAGCAAAAGCAGGGGGCCGGCAGTCCGATTCAGCCCATCCAGCCGGTGGAGCCCGTCTCCATACAGATCGGTCGGACGGGAGGGAGCGATTCGAAAGCAGACATCGAAGCGGCTTCGCGGCAAGAAAATCCGACTTACGCGAAGATCGCTGACGATATTGCAAAGCAATGGGGACTCTCGGGAGATCAGGTGATCGTGACGGGCGAGTCTCCTTCCAAAGAAAAACAGTAAGAAAGCGTCCGGGAAAGCGAGGTGAGAGAGATGCTGGAAAAGCTGAAGAAGCTGTGGGAAGGAAGCAGCGGGAACAAAAAACTGAAGCCGATCCACTACCTGATCGTCGTGCTGGGGATTGGGATTGCGGCGATGATCTTGACAGATTTCCTCCGTGTCGAAAAAGACACGCCGCTCGGGTTGGGCAGCGGGGGAGCTCCTCCAGCCGAAAACGGAGGTGGAGGATGGTTCGGCAGTGGAGCTGCGAGCGATTCCGCAGCCCCCGCGATGGGCGGCTCACCTGCACCGGACATCATCGCCGAATATGAAAACCTCTATGAGACGCAGCTTCGTGATATTTTGGCGAGCGTCGTGGGTGTCGGGGATGTCGAGGTAATGGTCAATCTGGAGTCGACTCCGGAGCTGGTCATGGCCAAAAACAACAACAACCGCACATCTACGAATCAGGAGGTGGACAAAGACAGGGCGACTCGCAACCAGAACGACCAGTCCAAGGATGAAGAGGTCGTCATTGTACAAGGCGGCAAGCAGGATACGCCAGTCATAGTCAAAACGTTGAAGCCGCGAGTCAGAGGGGTCCTCGTAGTCGCGAAGGGCGCCGACAACATCCAGGTCAAGGCGTGGATCACCGAAGCCGTGCAAAAGGTGCTCGATGTTCCCGCCTACAAGATATCCATTTTGCCCAAAAAAGGGTAGGAGGTAATGCCAAATGATTCTGCGCAAGCAAACAGTATGGTTGTTGACGATGCTGGCAGTGATGGTGGTGCTGTCCGGGTACTATCTGGTGAAAGGTCCCCAAGACCAGGTGCCCACGTCGGGGCAGGAGCAGGCTGTTCAAAAGCAGGAGCAAGACCAGCTTTCCGATGTCATCGTCGAATCCAGGCAAGTGGACCAGCCGTCTGGAGCCGCTCCAGTCAGCGGGAAGAAGGAAGGCCAGACAGCGGCCGGGCAGCCGTCCGAGCAGCAGAAAGCCAATTCCCAGGACACGCCGGCTCCAACGCAAACGGTGGGCAATGCGGTATCGCCAGTAGCCGAGACCGCGAGCGAGATCTTCCAAGGTTACAAAATGAAGCGGGAAGCACAGCTGCAACAGCAAAAAGACGAGCAGCTGGCGATTATCAGCAACACGGACTCCTCCGCCCAAGCTATTGCTGATGCGCGGACGAAATACGAGCAGCTGTCCAACCAGGAAACCGCCACGACGAATATCGAGGAGATGCTCAAGGCAAACGGCTATCAGGACGCAGTCGTCTACATCAATAATGACAAAGTGACGGTCATCGTCCAAAAAGACAAATTGAGCGCCAACGAAGCGGTGGATATCATCGCGCAAGTCAAGCAGCAGCTGAACGTTCCGGCTACGAACGTGACGGTTCAGTACAAGGCGACGTAATCCTTTTTCGACCTGGAAGGAAGGAAATTGACGTTATAAGGAATGGGAGAAACGGGCAAGATGGTAAGGATTTTCTCGCTTCTGCGAACAGGGAGGCGGGGAAATCCTTTCTTGACGTGGTCTAGGCAACAGGCTACCATGGATTTATGCTTCGCTCTTGATACATAGTCAGCTATCCGGGAACATCTCAAAGAAACGAAGGAGTGCTCATTCGTGTTAAAAATTCATGAAATCCGAGAAATTATTAAACTGATTGATCAATCTTCCATTAATGAATTCAAGCTGGAGACGGAAGGCGCGAAAGTCACGCTTCGGAAGTCTACCGGCACCGAAACCGTAGTAGTATCCCAACCTGTTGTACAGGCTCCTGCTGCGCCTGTAGCCGTTGCTCCAGTGGCCGCAGCGCCGGCAGCAGCGCCGGCTCCTGCAGCGGCAGCCCCGGCCACCGCTCCGGCAGCCCCTGCAGCAGAGGAAGCCAATTTGCACAAGATCGTCTCCCCGATGGTGGGAACGTTCTACAGTGCACCGGAACCGGGCAAGCCTCCATACGTACAAGCAGGAGACAAAGTCAACCCGAACAAGGTCGTATGTATCGTGGAAGCGATGAAGCTGTTCAACGAGATCGAAGCAGAAGTCAACGGCGAGATCGTAAAAGTGCTGGTCGAGGACGGTCAGTTGGTGGAATACGGTCAACCGTTGTTTTTGGTGAAGCCAGAATAAGGTGGGGGAGAGCGGAATGTTTCAAAAAGTATTGATTGCCAATCGCGGAGAAATCGCCGTGCGGGTCATCCGCGCATGCCGCGAGCTGGGCATTCGTACGGTCGCCGTCTACTCCGAAGCGGATCGTGAAGCGCTTCACGTGAAAATGGCCGACGAAGCCTACTGTATTGGTCCCAAAGCATCCAAAGAAAGCTATTTGAGCATAGCCAACATCATGAGCGTAGCGACCAAGGTGGGAGTTGACGCCATCCATCCGGGTTATGGATTCCTGGCGGAAAACGCCGATTTTGCCGAGATCTGCGCGGCTTGCAACATTACGTTCATCGGACCGGATCCGGAAGCGATCGTAAAGATGGGCGACAAGTCGACTGCCAAGGATACGATGAAGGAAGCAGGCGTGCCGACCGTTCCAGGGACGGACGGCCTGATCGAGGACGTGGCAGGCGCGATCAAAACCGCCAATGAGATCGGCTATCCGGTTATGGTCAAAGCGACTGCAGGCGGAGGCGGACGTGGAATGCGCGTGGCCGTCGACGACGAAGATCTGGAAAAGGCGATTCGCCAAGCTCAGAACGAAGCCAAGACCGCTTTTGGCAATCCGGGCGTCTATCTGGAAAAATTCGTGGAAGGTCCGCGTCACGTGGAAATTCAGATCATGGCCGACAAGCATGGCAAAGCCGTGTACCTGGGCGAGCGCGACTGCTCCATCCAGCGTCGCCACCAAAAGCTGATCGAAGAGGCGCCATCGCCTGCACTGAGTGAGGAGCTCCGGAAGCAAATGGGCGAAGCGGCTGTAGCTGCCGCTAAAGCGGTGTCTTACCACGGGGCGGGAACCGTCGAATTTCTTTTGGACAAACACGGCAAGTTTTACTTTATGGAAATGAACACGCGCATCCAGGTCGAGCATCCGGTTACCGAGCTGGTGACTGGCTTTGACCTGATCAAAGAGCAGCTGACGGTTGCAGCCGGAGAGCCTCTGTCGTTCTCCCAGGAGGACGTCGTGCTCGACGGATGGGCGATCGAGTGCCGCATCAACGCGGAGAATCCGGCGAAAAACTTCATGCCTTCGCCTGGCCGAATCACGGAGTATCTGGCACCGGGAGGTTTCGGTGTGCGCGTGGACAGCGCCGCTTACGCAGGCTACAGCATCCCTCCTTACTACGATTCGATGATCGCCAAGCTGATCGTTTGGGGCAAAGACAGAAACGAAGCGATCGAACGGATGAAGCGGGCTCTCGGGGAGTTCGTCGTGGAAGGAATCACGACCACCATCCCGTTCCACCTCAAAGTGCTGGAGCACGAGGTGTTTGCGAGCGGACAGTTCGACACGAAGTTCCTTGAGACGTACGATCTGAACCTCAACGAGGAATAGGCGTCATTTGTAAAAAAACGGAGCGCTTGGTATAATGAATGACAAATTGAAAGGGAGGTGCGAAGCATGGAAGAGTTTTCCCCAGATCTAGAGAGAACAGAACTTGGAAAGGTCCAGATCGCTCCCGAAGTGTTGGAAGTGATCGCCGGCATGGCTGCGTCTGAAGTCGAGGGCGTAGCGCAAATGAGCGGCGGTTTCGTAGGAGAAATCGCGGAACGGTTAGGCCGTAAAAATATTGCTCGGGGAGTTCGCGTGGAAGTAGGGTCGCGCGAAGCAGCCGTAGATGTATCGATTATCGTAAAATATGGACACCGCATCCCGGATGTGGCTCGAAATATTCAAGATAGTGTGCGCAACGCCATCGAGAGCATGACAGGGCTGTCGGTGGTTGAGGTCAATGTACATATCGTAGACGTAGAGCTCAAGGCCGAAGAAAAAGCGCCTGCACCTGCTGCTGCTGCGGTGGAAGAGTACCAGCGCGTACGCTAACACAGGTTACGGATGGATGCCCCCTAGTATCAGGGGGCATTTTCCTCATAAGAAACCTCCATCTCAATAAACCACCTGTGTTTCAAACACGGCTGAAGGAGAGAGGCATGTGAACTTGTTCGACCGTTTCATTTTGACGATATACAGCTTTGCGCTGATCATTCTATCCTGCATCGCGATTGCTGCGACTAGCGGATTGCTGTCTCCCGACCTGTTCCGACCTTACGTCGAGCAGATGCTCTCGGGAACCAATTGGGCGTACCTCATCGTGGCAATCATCTTCCTCGTTGTCAGCCTTCGCTTCTTTTTCAGTTCCTTTCGTTCCCAGAAGCCCAAAACGGATCGCGGTATTCGGCAACGGAACGATCTGGGCGAAGTCAACATCACCATCCAGACGATCACGACGATCGCAGAGCGCGCCGCCAGGAGAGTAAAAGGGGTGCGCGATATGAAGACCTTTGTCAAAGCCCTGGAGAGCGGCAACATCATTACGCTGCGCGTGTCCGTTGACGGAGAGACCCCTTTGCCTGAACTGACGCAGAAGCTTCAGCAGGATGTAAAAGATCAGGTCGAAGGGATTGCGGGTGTCGTCATTTCCGAAGTGACGGTTGTGGTGACAGAGGTGGCTCAACAAGAAAACTACGCTGCACGCAAGCGGGTGGAATAGAAGGTGAGAGCCATGATATGGGAGTTGTTGTGGGAACACAAGGGAAAGCTAATGGGGATACTCGCCGGATTTATTTTCGGGTTGATCTACCTTCTCGTGGGATTTTGGGATACACTGGTGTTTGTTGTCTTTATCGGTACTGGTTATTACATCGGCCGCAAACTCGATCATAAAGAAGATTTGCGGGAGATCCTCGACCGGATATTGCCGGGCAAGTTTCGATGATACAGGTACAGGAACGTTGTAAATTAAATGGTAGGGTGAATCGAATGAAGCGAAGAACAGCACGAGAAAAAGCAGTCCAATGCCTTTTCCAGATCGACATGGCGGAGGTTCCGGTAAAGGAAGCCGTAGAGCTGGTCATGGAGGATTCGAAGGAGGATTCGCAGTACTTGCGCTACCTCGTCGATGGGGTATTGCAAAACCAAGAGGCGATTGACGCCGAGATCAAGAAGTTTTTGCGCGGCTGGCAGCTCGAACGGATCGCCAATGTAGACCGCGCGATACTCCGCCTGGCTTTCTACGAGATCATGTTTGAAGCACAAACCCCTGACAAGGTGGTTATGAACGAAGCGATCGAAATTGCCAAGCTGTTTAGCGATGAGCAATCCCACCGTTACATCAACGGCGTTTTGTCCAGCTTCCTGCATGCTCGCGAGACGGCGCAAGCGTAGACAGACAGGGGACGCTTACGGATGACAAAAGTAATGTTGGGAATTGATACGAGCAACTATCGGACATCGCTATGTTTGGCTCAGGAAGACGGCAGGATCGTAGCAGAAGCAAAACGCCTTCTGAAAGTGAAAGAGGGCAAGCGAGGGCTGCAGCAATCCGAAGCCGTCTTTCAGCATGTGATGAACTTGCCGGAACTGAGCGAGCAGATGAAGTGGAACGAGCATGAGATCGAGGCGATTTGTGTCAGCGAAAAGCCGCGGCCTGTCGATCAGTCCTATATGCCGGTCTTCAAGGTCGGCGAGGGACTGGCGAAGTCGCTGGCGACCTATCTGCGTGTTCCCCTTCATTTGACGACCCATCAAGAGGGACATATCGCCGCCGGGGAATTTACAGCTGAGCAGCGGCCGCGTCAGGACCGCTTTCTCGCGGTACACCTGTCAGGCGGTACAAGCGAGATCCTGCTCTGTGACCGCCATGCCGCCGGTTATGCCATAGAAAAAATCGGGGGAACCATTGATCTTCACGCCGGCCAGCTCGTCGACCGCATAGGAGTCGCTCTGGGGTTGTCTTTTCCTGCCGGACCGCAGCTGGAAGAGCTGGCGAAAGGGACGACCGGAGAGTTTCGCATTCCGTCGGCAGTGGAAGGTCTCTCCTTCAGCTTCTCGGGGCCGGAAGCCTCTTTGCTTCGCACGATCCAGACGGGCCAGATCAGTCCGGCAGACATTGCCCGCGCGACTGAACAGTGCATCGCGGGTACGCTGGAAAAATCGCTGCGTTACGCAGTAGAGCAAGGCTACCCGAAGGACGTCCTGATCGTAGGCGGAGTCGCAGCCAACCAGTACGTGCGAGAGCGGCTGATCAAGCGACTGGAGCATCCGGCAGTGGGAGCCAAGCTGTATTTTTGCGATCCCGTTTATTCCGGAGACAATGCGTACGGAGTGGCCATGCTCGGGTGGATGAAGCAAAAGGCGAACATTAAATAATGCAATACTTTTTATGATTCGCCTTTACACGAGGTTGCGAA
Proteins encoded:
- the spoIIIAF gene encoding stage III sporulation protein AF — translated: MTWLTLWLKKIILLVLLAAFLDLILPNTTLQRYVKMVMGLILLLTIISPVFSLFSLSQDDLALRLDRYQQELDKQPDADWKRVTDKLLGEQNEQVTDYVRTQVEAAVKAKVKEEYGLEVQRVQIQVNNQNPQQPAIAKIELQVGEAVPDRQQKQGAGSPIQPIQPVEPVSIQIGRTGGSDSKADIEAASRQENPTYAKIADDIAKQWGLSGDQVIVTGESPSKEKQ
- the spoIIIAG gene encoding stage III sporulation protein AG encodes the protein MLEKLKKLWEGSSGNKKLKPIHYLIVVLGIGIAAMILTDFLRVEKDTPLGLGSGGAPPAENGGGGWFGSGAASDSAAPAMGGSPAPDIIAEYENLYETQLRDILASVVGVGDVEVMVNLESTPELVMAKNNNNRTSTNQEVDKDRATRNQNDQSKDEEVVIVQGGKQDTPVIVKTLKPRVRGVLVVAKGADNIQVKAWITEAVQKVLDVPAYKISILPKKG
- a CDS encoding SpoIIIAH-like family protein, with translation MILRKQTVWLLTMLAVMVVLSGYYLVKGPQDQVPTSGQEQAVQKQEQDQLSDVIVESRQVDQPSGAAPVSGKKEGQTAAGQPSEQQKANSQDTPAPTQTVGNAVSPVAETASEIFQGYKMKREAQLQQQKDEQLAIISNTDSSAQAIADARTKYEQLSNQETATTNIEEMLKANGYQDAVVYINNDKVTVIVQKDKLSANEAVDIIAQVKQQLNVPATNVTVQYKAT
- the accB gene encoding acetyl-CoA carboxylase biotin carboxyl carrier protein, with protein sequence MLKIHEIREIIKLIDQSSINEFKLETEGAKVTLRKSTGTETVVVSQPVVQAPAAPVAVAPVAAAPAAAPAPAAAAPATAPAAPAAEEANLHKIVSPMVGTFYSAPEPGKPPYVQAGDKVNPNKVVCIVEAMKLFNEIEAEVNGEIVKVLVEDGQLVEYGQPLFLVKPE
- the accC gene encoding acetyl-CoA carboxylase biotin carboxylase subunit, with the protein product MFQKVLIANRGEIAVRVIRACRELGIRTVAVYSEADREALHVKMADEAYCIGPKASKESYLSIANIMSVATKVGVDAIHPGYGFLAENADFAEICAACNITFIGPDPEAIVKMGDKSTAKDTMKEAGVPTVPGTDGLIEDVAGAIKTANEIGYPVMVKATAGGGGRGMRVAVDDEDLEKAIRQAQNEAKTAFGNPGVYLEKFVEGPRHVEIQIMADKHGKAVYLGERDCSIQRRHQKLIEEAPSPALSEELRKQMGEAAVAAAKAVSYHGAGTVEFLLDKHGKFYFMEMNTRIQVEHPVTELVTGFDLIKEQLTVAAGEPLSFSQEDVVLDGWAIECRINAENPAKNFMPSPGRITEYLAPGGFGVRVDSAAYAGYSIPPYYDSMIAKLIVWGKDRNEAIERMKRALGEFVVEGITTTIPFHLKVLEHEVFASGQFDTKFLETYDLNLNEE
- a CDS encoding Asp23/Gls24 family envelope stress response protein — translated: MEEFSPDLERTELGKVQIAPEVLEVIAGMAASEVEGVAQMSGGFVGEIAERLGRKNIARGVRVEVGSREAAVDVSIIVKYGHRIPDVARNIQDSVRNAIESMTGLSVVEVNVHIVDVELKAEEKAPAPAAAAVEEYQRVR
- the amaP gene encoding alkaline shock response membrane anchor protein AmaP, whose protein sequence is MNLFDRFILTIYSFALIILSCIAIAATSGLLSPDLFRPYVEQMLSGTNWAYLIVAIIFLVVSLRFFFSSFRSQKPKTDRGIRQRNDLGEVNITIQTITTIAERAARRVKGVRDMKTFVKALESGNIITLRVSVDGETPLPELTQKLQQDVKDQVEGIAGVVISEVTVVVTEVAQQENYAARKRVE
- a CDS encoding DUF2273 domain-containing protein; the encoded protein is MIWELLWEHKGKLMGILAGFIFGLIYLLVGFWDTLVFVVFIGTGYYIGRKLDHKEDLREILDRILPGKFR
- the nusB gene encoding transcription antitermination factor NusB is translated as MKRRTAREKAVQCLFQIDMAEVPVKEAVELVMEDSKEDSQYLRYLVDGVLQNQEAIDAEIKKFLRGWQLERIANVDRAILRLAFYEIMFEAQTPDKVVMNEAIEIAKLFSDEQSHRYINGVLSSFLHARETAQA
- a CDS encoding O-sialoglycoprotein endopeptidase, producing MTKVMLGIDTSNYRTSLCLAQEDGRIVAEAKRLLKVKEGKRGLQQSEAVFQHVMNLPELSEQMKWNEHEIEAICVSEKPRPVDQSYMPVFKVGEGLAKSLATYLRVPLHLTTHQEGHIAAGEFTAEQRPRQDRFLAVHLSGGTSEILLCDRHAAGYAIEKIGGTIDLHAGQLVDRIGVALGLSFPAGPQLEELAKGTTGEFRIPSAVEGLSFSFSGPEASLLRTIQTGQISPADIARATEQCIAGTLEKSLRYAVEQGYPKDVLIVGGVAANQYVRERLIKRLEHPAVGAKLYFCDPVYSGDNAYGVAMLGWMKQKANIK